A window of Ignavibacterium sp. contains these coding sequences:
- a CDS encoding lysophospholipid acyltransferase family protein, whose protein sequence is MITVVKLFFIVIHTIICSVFALIFIFIDRTFTLYHWLSKVFSGGILLISGIRIKIDGLENIDSKAVYVFASNHSSQLDITALQWGVPNRLAMIFKKELARIPLFGWQLRLGPYIMVDRKSLESAAKSIEEAKKLMKKKKISVLVFPEGTRSKTGEVQQFKRGAFHLAAKVGYPIVPVTINGTEKILPKGTFKLKRGTIYLHIDKPINTDHIKSKQDEVELMERVRQIIIANKKEY, encoded by the coding sequence TTGATAACTGTAGTAAAATTATTTTTTATTGTCATTCACACTATAATCTGTTCTGTTTTTGCCTTAATATTTATTTTCATTGACAGAACATTTACTTTATATCATTGGTTATCAAAAGTATTCTCTGGTGGAATACTTCTTATTAGTGGAATCAGAATTAAAATTGATGGTCTTGAAAACATTGATTCAAAAGCAGTTTATGTTTTTGCATCCAATCACTCCAGCCAACTGGATATTACAGCTTTACAATGGGGAGTACCAAATCGACTTGCAATGATTTTCAAAAAGGAGCTTGCAAGAATTCCATTATTTGGCTGGCAATTAAGATTAGGTCCATATATTATGGTTGACAGAAAGAGTCTTGAGAGTGCTGCGAAGAGCATTGAAGAGGCAAAGAAATTAATGAAGAAGAAAAAAATTTCTGTACTTGTTTTCCCCGAAGGCACAAGAAGCAAGACTGGCGAAGTGCAACAATTTAAGAGAGGTGCATTTCACTTAGCCGCTAAAGTTGGTTATCCGATTGTTCCGGTTACCATAAATGGAACTGAAAAAATACTTCCCAAAGGAACATTTAAATTGAAAAGAGGAACAATCTATTTGCATATTGATAAACCAATAAATACAGACCACATTAAATCAAAACAGGATGAGGTTGAACTGATGGAAAGAGTCAGACAAATTATCATCGCAAATAAAAAGGAGTATTAG